The following proteins come from a genomic window of Populus nigra chromosome 6, ddPopNigr1.1, whole genome shotgun sequence:
- the LOC133697639 gene encoding ABC transporter B family member 4-like isoform X1 — translation MADENGLQGDRKLEQAGATTSHSEIVESEIQAVEKNDNQQESEKSKDKKESTNVVPYYKLFSFADPTDYLLMFVGTIAAIGNGTCMPIMTILFGQVVNAFGSTSTNIEEVTHEVSQVALKFVYLGLGAMVAAFLQVSCWMVTGERQAARIRNLYLGAILRQEIGFFDNETHTGEIIGRMSGDTILIQDAMGEKVGKFLQLFTTFTAGFVIAFIKGWKLTLVMASSIPLLVLSGAVMAITVSKMASRGQTAYSHAANIVDQSIGSIRTVVSFTGEKQAVVQYNKSLTEAVKTGVQEGLAIGVGFGVVALIVFSTYALAVWFGAKMILNDGYNGGDVVNVNFAVLTGSMSLGQSSSCLSAFSAGRAAAFKLFEVIDRKSQIDSYNSNGRTLDDIQGDIELKDIHFSYPARPDEQIFNGFSLAIPPGTTAALVGKSGSGKSTIIGLIERFYDPHAGEVLIDGVNLKEFQLKWIRQKIGLVSQEPVLFACSIKDNIAYGKDGATSEEIKTAAELANAAKFIDKLPQGLDTMVGENGTQLSGGQKQRIAIARAILKDPRILLLDEATSALDTESERIVQDALDRIMINRTTVVVAHRLSTVRNADAIAVLHHGKIVEKGSHKELTKDPEGAYYQLIRLQEMRTAKNNDVLNNPDGPESLADSDRHLSKRSSFRRSISRGSSLGHSSRHSFSAAFGVPTGIDLPDTATAEPYILDSEPSEPLPEVPLFRLAYLNKPEIPVLVLAALAAIVAGAILPVFGILVSSMIKTFFEPPNKLKKDSAFWALMFVGIGAISLFIQPVKHSLFAVAGCKLIKRIRSMCFEKVIYMEVGWFDQPEHSSGAIGARLSADAAMVKGLVGDALGMLVQNLGTAVVALFIAFQACWQLAFIMLALLPLLGVNGFIQQKFMKGFSADAKKMYEEASQVANDAVRNIRTVASFCSEAKVTGLYQQACKGPLKTGMRQGLVSGIGFGLSFFLLYAVYAACFYAGSRLVNAGVTTFSEVFRVFFALTMASFGISQTSSLGPDIMKAKSAAASVFAILDRNSKIDSTDDSGTAIENFKGDIEFQHVSFIYPTRPDVQIFRDLCLKIRSGKTVALVGESGSGKSTVISLLQRFYDPDSGYITLDGVEIQKLQIKWLRQQMGLVSQEPLLFNDTIRANIAYGKEGIATEAEILAASELANAHKFISSLQQGYDTVVGDRGIQLSGGQKQRVAIARAIIKAPKILLLDEATSALDAESERVVQDALEKVMVNRTTVIVAHRLSTIKNADVIAVVKNGVIAEKGKHDTLMNIKDGVYASLVSLHTSASSS, via the exons ATGGCTGATGAAAATGGTTTGCAAGGAGATAGAAAGCTTGAGCAGGCTGGAGCAACAACGAGCCATTCAGAAATTGTGGAGTCAGAGATCCAAGCCGTAGAAAAGAATGACAACCAACAAGAATCAGAAAAGAGCAAGGACAAAAAGGAAAGCACTAATGTAGTGCCATATTACAAGCTTTTCTCCTTTGCTGACCCCACAGATTATCTATTAATGTTTGTCGGCACCATTGCTGCAATTGGAAATGGAACCTGCATGCCCATCATGACGATACTATTTGGGCAAGTAGTAAATGCATTTGGAAGTACTAGTACGAACATTGAAGAAGTGACTCATGAAGTTTCCCAG GTAGCTCTGAAGTTTGTTTACTTGGGACTGGGTGCCATGGTTGCAGCATTCCTTC AGGTATCTTGTTGGATGGTCACCGGGGAGAGGCAGGCTGCGCGAATAAGAAATTTGTACTTGGGAGCCATTCTCAGGCAAGAAATCGGCTTTTTCGATAACGAAACTCACACAGGAGAAATTATTGGGAGGATGTCGGGTGACACTATTCTAATTCAAGATGCCATGGGTGAGAAG GTGGGAAAGTTCTTGCAGCTATTTACAACATTCACTGCAGGTTTTGTCATAGCCTTTATTAAGGGATGGAAACTTACTCTTGTCATGGCATCTTCCATTCCCCTTCTCGTCCTATCTGGTGCCGTCATGGCCATTACTGTGTCAAAGATGGCATCCCGTGGGCAAACTGCTTATTCACATGCAGCAAATATCGTGGACCAGTCAATTGGTTCCATCAGAACG GTTGTATCATTTACAGGGGAGAAGCAAGCTGTGGTTCAATACAACAAGTCTTTGACCGAAGCTGTCAAAACTGGGGTGCAAGAGGGCTTGGCTATAGGAGTCGGTTTTGGTGTGGTTGCACTTATTGTATTCTCCACTTACGCTTTGGCTGTATGGTTTGGTGCTAAAATGATTCTGAATGATGGATATAATGGAGGAGATGTTGTAAATGTAAATTTTGCAGTGTTGACCGGCTCCAT GTCTCTAGGACAGTCATCTTCTTGCTTAAGTGCATTTTCTGCTGGGAGAGCTGCAGCGTTTAAGTTGTTCGAGGTAATTGATAGAAAGTCACAAATAGATTCTTACAACAGCAACGGACGGACACTAGATGATATTCAGGGAGATATAGAACTGAAGGATATTCATTTCAGTTATCCAGCAAGACCCGATGAGCAAATATTCAATGGCTTCTCTCTCGCAATACCTCCCGGTACAACTGCAGCTTTGGTTGGAAAGAGTGGAAGTGGGAAATCTACAATTATTGGTTTGATTGAGAGGTTTTACGACCCGCACGCCGGCGAAGTTCTAATAGACGGCGTTAACCTCAAAGAGTTCCAGCTCAAATGGATTAGACAGAAAATTGGCCTGGTCAGCCAAGAACCTGTGTTGTTTGCTTGTAGCATTAAAGATAATATTGCCTATGGGAAGGATGGTGCAACTAGTGAAGAAATCAAAACTGCTGCTGAACTTGCCAATGCTGCCAAGTTCATAGATAAACTTCCTCAG GGACTTGACACGATGGTTGGGGAGAATGGCACTCAGCTATCTGGCGGCCAAAAACAGAGAATTGCTATTGCTAGAGCAATTCTAAAAGATCCAAGAATACTCCTTCTAGATGAAGCCACAAGTGCTCTTGATACAGAATCTGAAAGAATTGTGCAAGACGCATTAGACAGGATTATGATCAACCGAACCACAGTTGTTGTAGCTCATCGCTTGAGTACAGTAAGGAATGCTGATGCAATTGCCGTTCTTCACCATGGGAAAATTGTTGAAAAAG GTTCCCACAAGGAGCTGACCAAAGATCCTGAGGGAGCATATTATCAGCTTATAAGATTGCAGGAAATGAGGACAGCAAAAAACAATGATGTTCTAAATAATCCAGATGGGCCAGAAAGCTTAGCAGATTCTGATAGACATTTAAGTAAACGCTCATCTTTCCGACGATCAATAAGTCGAGGCTCATCCCTTGGACACAGTAGTCGTCACTCATTCTCAGCTGCATTTGGTGTGCCCACTGGAATTGATCTTCCAGATACAGCAACAGCAGAGCCCTATATTCTTGATTCAGAGCCATCCGAACCACTTCCAGAAGTCCCACTTTTTCGCCTAGCCTATCTTAACAAACCAGAGATCCCAGTGTTAGTGCTAGCTGCATTGGCTGCAATAGTGGCTGGTGCAATATTACCTGTTTTCGGAATACTGGTCTCTTCTATgatcaaaacattttttgagCCACCAAATAAACTCAAAAAGGATTCAGCATTTTGGGCATTAATGTTCGTTGGTATCGGCGCGATATCTTTATTTATTCAGCCCGTAAAGCACTCTCTTTTTGCAGTGGCTGGTTGTAAATTGATAAAAAGGATTCGATCAATGTGCTTTGAGAAAGTGATTTATATGGAAGTAGGCTGGTTTGATCAACCTGAACATTCAAGTGGTGCAATTGGTGCAAGACTTTCCGCAGATGCAGCTATGGTGAAAGGTCTGGTTGGAGACGCACTTGGTATGCTAGTTCAAAATCTTGGAACTGCAGTTGTTGCTTTGTTTATCGCCTTTCAAGCATGTTGGCAACTGGCTTTCATCATGCTTGCCTTGCTACCTCTTCTAGGAGTTAATGGATTTATTCAACAAAAATTCATGAAAGGTTTCAGCGCAGATGCAAAG AAAATGTATGAGGAAGCAAGTCAAGTTGCAAATGATGCAGTACGGAACATTAGAACGGTTGCATCTTTCTGTTCGGAAGCGAAAGTGACCGGACTTTACCAACAGGCTTGTAAAGGTCCCTTGAAGACAGGTATGAGGCAAGGGTTGGTAAGTGGGATAGGATTTGGACTATCTTTCTTCTTGCTCTACGCAGTCTATGCTGCCTGTTTCTATGCTGGATCCCGTCTTGTCAATGCTGGCGTCACAACATTTTCTGAGGTTTTTCGC GTATTTTTTGCTCTCACTATGGCATCATTTGGGATTTCTCAAACAAGTTCCCTCGGTCCTGATATCATGAAAGCAAAGTCTGCTGCAGCTTCTGTATTTGCAATTCTTGACCGAAACTCAAAAATAGACTCTACTGATGATTCTGGGACAgcaatagaaaattttaaaggagATATTGAGTTTCAACATGTCAGTTTCATATACCCCACAAGACCTGATGTCCAAATTTTCAGAGATCTATGCTTAAAAATTCGTTCTGGCAAG aCAGTTGCTCTAGTTGGAGAAAGTGGCAGTGGGAAATCAACAGTGATCTCATTGCTGCAGAGATTTTATGATCCTGATTCAGGTTACATAACATTAGACGGAGTTGAAATCCAGAAGCTACAAATCAAGTGGTTAAGACAGCAAATGGGCCTAGTCAGCCAGGAGCCTTTGTTATTTAACGACACTATCCGAGCCAACATTGCATATGGAAAGGAAGGAATCGCAACGGAGGCAGAGATTTTAGCTGCGTCAGAATTGGCAAATGCCCACAAGTTCATCAGTAGCTTACAACAG GGTTACGACACAGTTGTAGGTGACCGAGGCATCCAATTATCAGGTGGACAGAAGCAACGAGTGGCAATAGCACGTGCGATCATAAAGGCTCCGAAAATATTACTGCTAGATGAAGCAACCAGTGCTCTGGATGCAGAATCTGAACGAGTAGTTCAAGATGCATTGGAAAAAGTTATGGTGAATAGAACCACTGTGATAGTGGCCCATCGGTTATCCACGATCAAGAATGCTGATGTTATAGCAGTGGTTAAGAATGGTGTGATTGCAGAGAAGGGAAAGCATGACACTTTGATGAATATCAAGGATGGTGTCTACGCTTCCTTGGTATCATTACATACAAGTGCTTCATCGTCCTGA
- the LOC133697639 gene encoding ABC transporter B family member 4-like isoform X2, with amino-acid sequence MKFPRNLLLLILSAFTCCLVILPNFTRLVALKFVYLGLGAMVAAFLQVSCWMVTGERQAARIRNLYLGAILRQEIGFFDNETHTGEIIGRMSGDTILIQDAMGEKVGKFLQLFTTFTAGFVIAFIKGWKLTLVMASSIPLLVLSGAVMAITVSKMASRGQTAYSHAANIVDQSIGSIRTVVSFTGEKQAVVQYNKSLTEAVKTGVQEGLAIGVGFGVVALIVFSTYALAVWFGAKMILNDGYNGGDVVNVNFAVLTGSMSLGQSSSCLSAFSAGRAAAFKLFEVIDRKSQIDSYNSNGRTLDDIQGDIELKDIHFSYPARPDEQIFNGFSLAIPPGTTAALVGKSGSGKSTIIGLIERFYDPHAGEVLIDGVNLKEFQLKWIRQKIGLVSQEPVLFACSIKDNIAYGKDGATSEEIKTAAELANAAKFIDKLPQGLDTMVGENGTQLSGGQKQRIAIARAILKDPRILLLDEATSALDTESERIVQDALDRIMINRTTVVVAHRLSTVRNADAIAVLHHGKIVEKGSHKELTKDPEGAYYQLIRLQEMRTAKNNDVLNNPDGPESLADSDRHLSKRSSFRRSISRGSSLGHSSRHSFSAAFGVPTGIDLPDTATAEPYILDSEPSEPLPEVPLFRLAYLNKPEIPVLVLAALAAIVAGAILPVFGILVSSMIKTFFEPPNKLKKDSAFWALMFVGIGAISLFIQPVKHSLFAVAGCKLIKRIRSMCFEKVIYMEVGWFDQPEHSSGAIGARLSADAAMVKGLVGDALGMLVQNLGTAVVALFIAFQACWQLAFIMLALLPLLGVNGFIQQKFMKGFSADAKKMYEEASQVANDAVRNIRTVASFCSEAKVTGLYQQACKGPLKTGMRQGLVSGIGFGLSFFLLYAVYAACFYAGSRLVNAGVTTFSEVFRVFFALTMASFGISQTSSLGPDIMKAKSAAASVFAILDRNSKIDSTDDSGTAIENFKGDIEFQHVSFIYPTRPDVQIFRDLCLKIRSGKTVALVGESGSGKSTVISLLQRFYDPDSGYITLDGVEIQKLQIKWLRQQMGLVSQEPLLFNDTIRANIAYGKEGIATEAEILAASELANAHKFISSLQQGYDTVVGDRGIQLSGGQKQRVAIARAIIKAPKILLLDEATSALDAESERVVQDALEKVMVNRTTVIVAHRLSTIKNADVIAVVKNGVIAEKGKHDTLMNIKDGVYASLVSLHTSASSS; translated from the exons ATGAAGTTTCCCAG GAACTTGCTCTTGCTAATACTATCTGCATTTACCTGTTGCCTGGTAATACTACCCAACTTTACCCGCCTG GTAGCTCTGAAGTTTGTTTACTTGGGACTGGGTGCCATGGTTGCAGCATTCCTTC AGGTATCTTGTTGGATGGTCACCGGGGAGAGGCAGGCTGCGCGAATAAGAAATTTGTACTTGGGAGCCATTCTCAGGCAAGAAATCGGCTTTTTCGATAACGAAACTCACACAGGAGAAATTATTGGGAGGATGTCGGGTGACACTATTCTAATTCAAGATGCCATGGGTGAGAAG GTGGGAAAGTTCTTGCAGCTATTTACAACATTCACTGCAGGTTTTGTCATAGCCTTTATTAAGGGATGGAAACTTACTCTTGTCATGGCATCTTCCATTCCCCTTCTCGTCCTATCTGGTGCCGTCATGGCCATTACTGTGTCAAAGATGGCATCCCGTGGGCAAACTGCTTATTCACATGCAGCAAATATCGTGGACCAGTCAATTGGTTCCATCAGAACG GTTGTATCATTTACAGGGGAGAAGCAAGCTGTGGTTCAATACAACAAGTCTTTGACCGAAGCTGTCAAAACTGGGGTGCAAGAGGGCTTGGCTATAGGAGTCGGTTTTGGTGTGGTTGCACTTATTGTATTCTCCACTTACGCTTTGGCTGTATGGTTTGGTGCTAAAATGATTCTGAATGATGGATATAATGGAGGAGATGTTGTAAATGTAAATTTTGCAGTGTTGACCGGCTCCAT GTCTCTAGGACAGTCATCTTCTTGCTTAAGTGCATTTTCTGCTGGGAGAGCTGCAGCGTTTAAGTTGTTCGAGGTAATTGATAGAAAGTCACAAATAGATTCTTACAACAGCAACGGACGGACACTAGATGATATTCAGGGAGATATAGAACTGAAGGATATTCATTTCAGTTATCCAGCAAGACCCGATGAGCAAATATTCAATGGCTTCTCTCTCGCAATACCTCCCGGTACAACTGCAGCTTTGGTTGGAAAGAGTGGAAGTGGGAAATCTACAATTATTGGTTTGATTGAGAGGTTTTACGACCCGCACGCCGGCGAAGTTCTAATAGACGGCGTTAACCTCAAAGAGTTCCAGCTCAAATGGATTAGACAGAAAATTGGCCTGGTCAGCCAAGAACCTGTGTTGTTTGCTTGTAGCATTAAAGATAATATTGCCTATGGGAAGGATGGTGCAACTAGTGAAGAAATCAAAACTGCTGCTGAACTTGCCAATGCTGCCAAGTTCATAGATAAACTTCCTCAG GGACTTGACACGATGGTTGGGGAGAATGGCACTCAGCTATCTGGCGGCCAAAAACAGAGAATTGCTATTGCTAGAGCAATTCTAAAAGATCCAAGAATACTCCTTCTAGATGAAGCCACAAGTGCTCTTGATACAGAATCTGAAAGAATTGTGCAAGACGCATTAGACAGGATTATGATCAACCGAACCACAGTTGTTGTAGCTCATCGCTTGAGTACAGTAAGGAATGCTGATGCAATTGCCGTTCTTCACCATGGGAAAATTGTTGAAAAAG GTTCCCACAAGGAGCTGACCAAAGATCCTGAGGGAGCATATTATCAGCTTATAAGATTGCAGGAAATGAGGACAGCAAAAAACAATGATGTTCTAAATAATCCAGATGGGCCAGAAAGCTTAGCAGATTCTGATAGACATTTAAGTAAACGCTCATCTTTCCGACGATCAATAAGTCGAGGCTCATCCCTTGGACACAGTAGTCGTCACTCATTCTCAGCTGCATTTGGTGTGCCCACTGGAATTGATCTTCCAGATACAGCAACAGCAGAGCCCTATATTCTTGATTCAGAGCCATCCGAACCACTTCCAGAAGTCCCACTTTTTCGCCTAGCCTATCTTAACAAACCAGAGATCCCAGTGTTAGTGCTAGCTGCATTGGCTGCAATAGTGGCTGGTGCAATATTACCTGTTTTCGGAATACTGGTCTCTTCTATgatcaaaacattttttgagCCACCAAATAAACTCAAAAAGGATTCAGCATTTTGGGCATTAATGTTCGTTGGTATCGGCGCGATATCTTTATTTATTCAGCCCGTAAAGCACTCTCTTTTTGCAGTGGCTGGTTGTAAATTGATAAAAAGGATTCGATCAATGTGCTTTGAGAAAGTGATTTATATGGAAGTAGGCTGGTTTGATCAACCTGAACATTCAAGTGGTGCAATTGGTGCAAGACTTTCCGCAGATGCAGCTATGGTGAAAGGTCTGGTTGGAGACGCACTTGGTATGCTAGTTCAAAATCTTGGAACTGCAGTTGTTGCTTTGTTTATCGCCTTTCAAGCATGTTGGCAACTGGCTTTCATCATGCTTGCCTTGCTACCTCTTCTAGGAGTTAATGGATTTATTCAACAAAAATTCATGAAAGGTTTCAGCGCAGATGCAAAG AAAATGTATGAGGAAGCAAGTCAAGTTGCAAATGATGCAGTACGGAACATTAGAACGGTTGCATCTTTCTGTTCGGAAGCGAAAGTGACCGGACTTTACCAACAGGCTTGTAAAGGTCCCTTGAAGACAGGTATGAGGCAAGGGTTGGTAAGTGGGATAGGATTTGGACTATCTTTCTTCTTGCTCTACGCAGTCTATGCTGCCTGTTTCTATGCTGGATCCCGTCTTGTCAATGCTGGCGTCACAACATTTTCTGAGGTTTTTCGC GTATTTTTTGCTCTCACTATGGCATCATTTGGGATTTCTCAAACAAGTTCCCTCGGTCCTGATATCATGAAAGCAAAGTCTGCTGCAGCTTCTGTATTTGCAATTCTTGACCGAAACTCAAAAATAGACTCTACTGATGATTCTGGGACAgcaatagaaaattttaaaggagATATTGAGTTTCAACATGTCAGTTTCATATACCCCACAAGACCTGATGTCCAAATTTTCAGAGATCTATGCTTAAAAATTCGTTCTGGCAAG aCAGTTGCTCTAGTTGGAGAAAGTGGCAGTGGGAAATCAACAGTGATCTCATTGCTGCAGAGATTTTATGATCCTGATTCAGGTTACATAACATTAGACGGAGTTGAAATCCAGAAGCTACAAATCAAGTGGTTAAGACAGCAAATGGGCCTAGTCAGCCAGGAGCCTTTGTTATTTAACGACACTATCCGAGCCAACATTGCATATGGAAAGGAAGGAATCGCAACGGAGGCAGAGATTTTAGCTGCGTCAGAATTGGCAAATGCCCACAAGTTCATCAGTAGCTTACAACAG GGTTACGACACAGTTGTAGGTGACCGAGGCATCCAATTATCAGGTGGACAGAAGCAACGAGTGGCAATAGCACGTGCGATCATAAAGGCTCCGAAAATATTACTGCTAGATGAAGCAACCAGTGCTCTGGATGCAGAATCTGAACGAGTAGTTCAAGATGCATTGGAAAAAGTTATGGTGAATAGAACCACTGTGATAGTGGCCCATCGGTTATCCACGATCAAGAATGCTGATGTTATAGCAGTGGTTAAGAATGGTGTGATTGCAGAGAAGGGAAAGCATGACACTTTGATGAATATCAAGGATGGTGTCTACGCTTCCTTGGTATCATTACATACAAGTGCTTCATCGTCCTGA